A region of the Stutzerimonas stutzeri genome:
GCTGAAAGGCCTCGATGTGATCCTGACCTGTCAGGGCGGCGACTACACCAATGAAGTCTTCCCCAAGCTGCGTGAAGCGGGCTGGCAGGGCTACTGGATCGACGCGGCGTCCTCGCTGCGTATGCAGGATGATGCGGTGATCGTGCTCGATCCGGTGAACCGTCGCGTGATCGACCAGCAACTGGATGCCGGCACCAAGAACTACATCGGCGGCAACTGCACGGTCAGCCTGGCGCTGATGGGTCTTGGCGGTCTGTTCGAAGCCGGTCTGGTCGAGTGGATGAGCGCGATGACCTATCAGGCCGCTTCCGGTGCCGGCGCGCAGAATATGCGCGAGTTGATCAAGCAGATGGGCGCTATCAATGCTGCTGTCTCCAACGACCTGGCCAATCCCGCCAGCGCCATCCTCGATATCGATCGCAAGGTTGCTGAGACCCAGCGTAGCGAGGCTTTTCCGGTCGACAATTTCGGTGTGCCGCTGGCCGGCAGCCTGATCCCCTACATCGACAAGGAACTGCCGAACGGGCAGAGCCGCGAAGAGTGGAAGGCGCAGGCTGAGACCAACAAGATCCTTGGTCGCTTCAAGAATCCGATTCCGGTTGATGGTATCTGCGTGCGCGTCGGTGCCATGCGCTGCCACAGCCAGGCGTTGACCATCAAGCTGAACAAGGATGTGCCGATCTCCGATATCGAAGGGCTGATCAGCCAGCACAATCCCTGGGTCAAGCTGGTGCCGAACCACCGCGATGCCAGCATGCAGGCGCTGAGCCCGGCCGCTGTCACTGGAACGCTGAGCGTGCCGGTCGGCCGTCTGCGCAAGCTCAACATGGGCTCGCACTACTTGGGCGCGTTCACCGTAGGTGATCAGCTGCTGTGGGGGGCCGCGGAGCCGCTGCGTCGTATGCTGCGTATTCTGTTGGAGCGTTGATACGCTCTCGATGAAGTACCGAGCGCCGCGACTTGTTCGCGGCGTTTTCATTTATTCGATACACCGCTCGGCGGCGCTGGTTGCAGTGATCTGCTATTTCGCTACAGTGCCGGTCCTTAATGCATGGAGGTGGCGATGCCTACAGGTGTCGGTGTTGCGGTTGTAGGTGCAGTCAGCCTAGTAGGCGAGGCGCTGGTTGAGGTGCTCGAAGAGCGTGGGTTTCCGCTTACCGAGCTGCACTTACTTGACCATGAGGAAGGCGTTGGGCAATCCGTTCCGTTCAAGGGGCGTAACCTGCGGGTTAGCGATGCGCAGCGCTTTGATTTCAGTCGCACCCAGTTAGTCTTCCTCGTGGGCGATGCGACGTTGGCTGCTGAATGCCACGTCAAGGCCATGGCTGCAGGTTGCAGGGTCGTTGATCTGTCCGGTTCTATTCCTGTGACTCAACAACCATGCCTAGTGCCAGAGGTGAACGCGGCCCTGTTAGATGGCTCGGCTGGTGTGCGCTCCGTTGCCAGCCCGTTGCCGGAGTCGGTCGCATTGGCAATCGCTCTAGCCCCAATTCGGCAACAGCTTGGCTTGCGGCGCGTTACCGTGACGGCCTGTTTGCCGGTATCTAGCCGCGGCAAGGCAGGCGTTAAAGAACTTGCCCGGCAAACAGCCGAGTTGTTGAACGCCAGACCGCTGGAGCCCCGCGTATTTGGTCGGCAAATAGCATTCAACATGCTCGCGCAAACCGACAACGTCGATGCGCAAGGGCATGGCGAACAGGAAAGAAGGCTGGTTGAGGAGCTTCGTCAGCTCTTGGACCTTCCTGAACTCACGATCAGCGCGACCTTTATTCAGGCGCCGACTTTCTTTGGCGAAAGTCTCGTCGTTTCATTGGAGGGTAGCTGCGAGGCGGACGCCCAAGCTCTGTCATCGGCTCTGGACGCAGCTCCGGGAGTCGAAGTTGTGGAGTCTGACGACTATCCGACGGCCGTCGGTGACGCGGCTGGGCAGGATGTCATCTACGTTGGGAGAGTCCGCTGCGGTATCTGCGATCCACGCGAAGTCAATTTGTGGATTGTGTCTGATAACGTGCGAAAAGGCGCGGCACTAAACGCTGTGCGGTCCGGTGAGTTGTTGATAAAAGAGTATCTGTAAAAGATACTTACTGGTAATTCAAAGAATATTTCTAGCCGATGCGCTGAACGGCTTATCGCTGATGGGGAGCCACCGCTAGGTGGCGCGGGCAGTGACATAAGAGCCTCTCGTAGTTCGAGA
Encoded here:
- the asd gene encoding aspartate-semialdehyde dehydrogenase, with the protein product MKRVGLIGWRGMVGSVLMQRMLEERDFDLIEPVFFTTSNVGGQGPDIGKETAALKDAYSIDELKGLDVILTCQGGDYTNEVFPKLREAGWQGYWIDAASSLRMQDDAVIVLDPVNRRVIDQQLDAGTKNYIGGNCTVSLALMGLGGLFEAGLVEWMSAMTYQAASGAGAQNMRELIKQMGAINAAVSNDLANPASAILDIDRKVAETQRSEAFPVDNFGVPLAGSLIPYIDKELPNGQSREEWKAQAETNKILGRFKNPIPVDGICVRVGAMRCHSQALTIKLNKDVPISDIEGLISQHNPWVKLVPNHRDASMQALSPAAVTGTLSVPVGRLRKLNMGSHYLGAFTVGDQLLWGAAEPLRRMLRILLER
- a CDS encoding aspartate-semialdehyde dehydrogenase; the protein is MPTGVGVAVVGAVSLVGEALVEVLEERGFPLTELHLLDHEEGVGQSVPFKGRNLRVSDAQRFDFSRTQLVFLVGDATLAAECHVKAMAAGCRVVDLSGSIPVTQQPCLVPEVNAALLDGSAGVRSVASPLPESVALAIALAPIRQQLGLRRVTVTACLPVSSRGKAGVKELARQTAELLNARPLEPRVFGRQIAFNMLAQTDNVDAQGHGEQERRLVEELRQLLDLPELTISATFIQAPTFFGESLVVSLEGSCEADAQALSSALDAAPGVEVVESDDYPTAVGDAAGQDVIYVGRVRCGICDPREVNLWIVSDNVRKGAALNAVRSGELLIKEYL